The Branchiostoma floridae strain S238N-H82 chromosome 17, Bfl_VNyyK, whole genome shotgun sequence genome has a window encoding:
- the LOC118404900 gene encoding cartilage matrix protein-like: MASMRLRALVALLLCLVWTGGTFGAGHGGNTTNNSECRDTNVDIVFSLDGSGSVTETNFQRVKDFAKDLIQEFNINSQNGTRVGAVQYSSTIRTEFKLNRYNTSAEVMSAIDGIRYLRGGTYTGAALRYLSDNILTAAAGDRPDRANIVVLVTDGRSYDSVVTPAEDLRSKRVQLYAVGVGKAEYASLLAIAGDPEYVYRVGSFANITSLTSAVQEDLCGNKSCLEQPCYNGGTCESQGQAFYCRCPPGFTGEYCEICNSLSADMAQCSLYGDPHYRTFDGKSSDFLGTCTYTFVRHKVTTDSPLFNVEVDTEYETGNTKMSYARAVHVNVYGHRISLLNGTSVTRFGTENFQKGDVG, from the exons ATGGCCTCTAT GCGCCTGAGGGCGCTGGTGGCCTTGCTGCTGTGTCTAGTGTGGACAGGCGGGACGTTCGGAGCGGGCCATGGCGGGAACACTACCAACAACTCAG AATGTCGAGACACAAATGTGGATATTGTATTCTCATTGGACGGTTCTGGAAGTGTCACGGAAACCAACTTCCAACGAGTCAAGGACTTCGCCAAAGATCTCATACAAGAGTTCAACATCAACAGCCAGAACGGGACCCGGGTAGGAGCTGTCCAGTACAGCTCCACGATCCGCACAGAGTTCAAACTGAACCGGTACAACACCTCAGCAGAGGTCATGAGCGCCATCGACGGAATCAG GTACTTGAGAGGAGGCACGTACACGGGCGCCGCCTTGCGGTATCTATCAGACAACATCCTCACTGCGGCGGCAGGGGACCGTCCGGACAGGGCGAACATCGTGGTGCTGGTGACGGACGGGCGGTCCTACGACTCCGTGGTGACACCGGCAGAGGACCTGAGGAGTAAGCGGGTGCAGCTGTACGCTGTCGGGGTGGGGAAGGCTGAGTACGCCAGTCTGTTGGCCATCGCTGGGGATCCCGAGTACGTGTACCGGGTCGGCAGCTTCGCTAATATAACCAGCCTGACATCGGCGGTGCAGGAAGATCTATGCG GGAACAAGTCGTGCCTGGAACAACCATGCTACAACGGCGGGACGTGTGAGAGTCAGGGGCAGGCCTTCTACTGCAGGTGTCCCCCTGGGTTCACTGGAGAATACTGCGAAATCT gtAATTCTCTCAGTGCGGACATGGCGCAGTGTTCTCTTTACGGAGACCCACACTACAGAACCTTCGACGGCAAAAGTTCTGACTTCCTGGGCACATGTACCTACACCTTCGTCAGGCACAAGGTGACAACAGATAGCCCGCTCTTCAACGTGGAAGTGGATACGGAATACGAAACCGGGAATACTAAGATGTCATACGCACGGGCGGTTCACGTAAATGTGTATGGACACCGTATATCACTGCTCAATGGAACGTCTGTGACA
- the LOC118404721 gene encoding steryl-sulfatase-like yields the protein MASVLWLVFLSVVLPISRADDRPNFVFLVADDVGIGDIGCFGNDTIRTPNIDSIAANGAKLTQHLAAAAVCTPSRSAFLTGRLPVRFGMAGTDSPMAYIFLAAPSGLPRSEVTFPQMAKDHGYKTALIGKWHLGLNCKWVGDHCHHPNKFGFDFFYGFPGSNAPECDPDNVTPGAGGKFATDRAFSRFHVWDISVSIFLCLLALKYFQYIQWKTLIILSVIGWSAVISNYALGANGTQFNCVMMRDDDVIEQPYDVSTLTPRMTLEAVKFLEERKAKKEQFLLEVSYWNAHTALLPYKEFRGKSRHGLYGDTLEEMDWSIGVVMATLERLGLTNNTFVYFTSDNGAHMEIGDAGGSNGIYKGSKGQGGSEGGIRMPTVVQWPRKIKPGTIVTEATSQMDIFPTVADILKAPLPQDRVMDGRNILPLLGGAKQPSPHDFLFHYCGNVLHAVRNRPRKGKVTWKAHLASYPWLPGTTRCSLDRLACFCGAQYGVTFNDPPLLYDVTNDPTEDRPISVDSNPKYQKVLDVIRKAVEEHKQSLTEVENQFSLRLFTPRIWLQPCCNFPYCNCREEVDLSPLKITVK from the exons ATGGCGAGTGTTCTATGGTTGGTGTTCCTGTCCGTCGTGTTGCCGATCTCCCGAGCGGACGATCGGCCCAACTTCGTGTTCCTCGTCGCCGACGACGTGGGAATCGGAGACATCGGCTGCTTCGGAAACGACACGATCCG GACCCCGAATATCGACAGTATCGCCGCTAACGGTGCCAAGTTGACCCAGCACCTGGCCGCCGCTGCCGTCTGTACCCCCAGCAGGTCAGCCTTCCTGACTGGACGCCTTCCCGTCAGATTTG GAATGGCGGGAACGGATAGTCCTATGGCTTACATCTTTCTGGCTGCTCCATCCGGGCTaccaaggtcagaggtcactttCCCTCAGATGGCAAAGGATCATGGGTACAAAACAGCACTGATAG GAAAATGGCATCTTGGTCTAAACTGCAAATGGGTAGGGGACCACTGCCACCACCCCAACAAGTTCGGGTTCGACTTCTTCTACGGATTTCCTGGTTCAAACGCTCCCGAGTGCGACCCGGACAATGTGACTCCAGGAGCCGGGGGGAAGTTTGCCACGGATAGGGCGTTTTCCCGGTTCCACGTATGGGACATATCGGTCAGCATATTCCTCTGCCTTTTGGCGCTCAAATATTTCCAGTACATTCAATGGAAAACACTTATTATTCTGTCCGTCATTGGTTGGTCAGCTGTGATATCTAATTATGCGTTAGGGGCCAACGGTACACAGTTTAACTGCGTCATGATGAgggatgatgacgtcatagagCAGCCGTACGACGTTTCTACCCTCACTCCCAGAATGACTCTCGAAGCCGTCAAGTTCCTTGAAGAAAGGAAAGCAAAGAAGGAACAGTTCTTGCTGGAAGTCTCCTACTGGAACGCGCACACCGCCCTTTTACCTTATAAGGAATTCCGCGGGAAAAGCCGACACGGTCTCTATGGCGACACCCTGGAGGAGATGGATTGGAGCATCggggttgtcatggcaacgttAGAGAGGCTGGGTTTGACCAACAACACCTTTGTGTACTTCACGTCTGACAACGGCGCCCATATGGAGATAGGAGATGCTGGAGGGTCGAACGGTATTTATAAAG GTAGTAAGGGACAAGGAGGTTCTGAAGGAGGAATCCGCATGCCCACAGTCGTGCAGTGGCCAAG AAAAATCAAGCCCGGTACTATAGTAACAGAGGCCACCAGCCAGATGGACATTTTCCCCACGGTAGCAGACATCCTCAAGGCCCCACTTCCCCAGGACAGGGTGATGGACGGGCGGAACATCCTGCCGTTGCTAGGCGGGGCCAAGCAACCGTCTCCACACGACTTCCTGTTCCACTACTGCGGGAATGTCCTGCACGCCGTAAGAAACAGGCCTAGGAAAG GAAAAGTGACATGGAAAGCTCACCTGGCTTCCTACCCCTGGCTCCCTGGTACAACACGCTGCAGTCTCGATCGACTCGCTTGCTTTTGTGGCGCCCAATATGGCGTCACCTTCAACGATCCGCCATTGCTGTATGACGTCACTAACGACCCAACAGAAGACCGACCAATCAGCGTCGACTCTAACCCGAAGTACCAAAAAGTTCTTGACGTCATCAGAAAAGCTGTTGAAGAACACAAGCAAAGCCTGACTGAAGTAGAAAACCAGTTCTCACTGCGGCTGTTCACACCCCGTATTTGGCTGCAGCCATGTTGTAACTTTCCCTATTGTAATTGTCGAGAAGAGGTTGATTTGTCCCCCCTTAAAATCACTgtgaaataa
- the LOC118404720 gene encoding arylsulfatase D-like isoform X2 translates to MAGTDQPLAYVFLAAPSGLPRSEVTFPQMAKDHGYQTALIGKWHLGLNCKWVGDHCHHPNKFGFDYFYGIPGSNAPECDPDSVTAGATGKYAADRTYTRFRVWEVAVSVFLGLLALKYFQYIQWKTVIVLSVIGWSAVISNYAFWANGTQFNCVMMRDDDVIEQPYDVSTLTPRMTLEAVKFLEERKAKKEQFLLEVSYWNAHTALLPYKEFRGKSRHGLYGDTMEEMDWSIGVVMATLERLGLTNNTFVYFTSDNGAHMEIGDAGGSNGIYKGSKGQGGSEGGIRMPTVVQWPRKIKPGTIVTEATSQMDIFPTVADILKAPLPQDRVMDGRNILPLLGGAKQPSPHDFLFHYCGNILHAVRYRPRKGKVTWKAQFATYPWLPGTTHCSVDQLACFCGTQWGVTFNDPPLLYDITNDPTEDRPISADSNPKYQEVLNVITKAVKEHKQSLTKVDNQFTMPRFFPRPWLQPCCNFPYCNCREGVDLSPLKITVK, encoded by the exons ATGGCGGGAACGGATCAACCTTTGGCTTACGTATTCCTGGCTGCGCCATCCGGGCTaccaaggtcagaggtcactttCCCTCAGATGGCAAAGGATCATGGGTACCAAACAGCACTGATAG GAAAATGGCATCTTGGTCTAAACTGCAAATGGGTAGGGGACCACTGCCACCACCCCAACAAGTTCGGGTTCGACTACTTCTACGGAATCCCTGGTTCAAACGCTCCCGAGTGCGACCCGGACAGTGTGACTGCTGGAGCCACGGGAAAATATGCTGCGGATAGGACCTATACTCGGTTCCGTGTATGGGAGGTAGCGGTCAGTGTTTTCCTTGGCCTTTTGGCGCTCAAATATTTCCAGTACATCCAGTGGAAAACCGTTATTGTGCTCTCTGTGATTGGTTGGTCAGCTGTGATATCTAATTATGCCTTTTGGGCGAACGGTACACAGTTTAACTGCGTCATGATGagagatgatgacgtcatagagCAGCCATACGACGTATCTACCCTCACTCCCAGAATGACTCTCGAAGCCGTCAAGTTCCTTGAAGAAAGGAAAGCAAAGAAGGAACAGTTCTTGCTGGAAGTCTCCTACTGGAACGCGCACACCGCCCTTTTACCTTATAAGGAATTCCGCGGGAAAAGCCGACACGGTCTCTATGGCGACACCATGGAGGAGATGGATTGGAGCATCggggttgtcatggcaacttTAGAGAGGCTGGGTTTGACCAACAACACCTTTGTGTACTTCACGTCTGACAACGGCGCTCATATGGAGATAGGAGATGCTGGAGGGTCGAACGGTATTTATAAAG GTAGTAAGGGACAAGGAGGGTCCGAAGGAGGAATCCGCATGCCCACAGTCGTGCAATGGCCAAG AAAAATCAAGCCCGGTACTATAGTAACAGAGGCCACCAGCCAGATGGACATTTTCCCCACGGTAGCAGACATCCTCAAGGCCCCACTTCCCCAGGACAGGGTGATGGACGGGCGGAACATCCTGCCGTTGCTAGGCGGGGCCAAGCAACCGTCTCCACACGACTTCCTGTTCCACTACTGCGGGAATATTCTGCATGCTGTAAGGTACAGACCAAGGAAAG GAAAAGTGACATGGAAAGCTCAATTCGCTACCTACCCCTGGCTGCCTGGTACAACACACTGCAGTGTCGACCAACTCGCTTGCTTCTGTGGCACCCAATGGGGTGTCACGTTCAACGATCCGCCATTGCTGTATGACATCACTAACGACCCTACAGAAGACCGACCAATCAGCGCCGACTCTAACCCGAAGTACCAAGAAGTTCTTAACGTCATCACAAAAGCTGTTAAAGAACACAAGCAAAGCTTGACTAAAGTAGATAATCAGTTCACGATGCCACGTTTCTTCCCTCGTCCTTGGCTGCAGCCATGTTGTAACTTTCCCTACTGCAACTGTCGGGAAGGCGTTGATTTGTCCCCCCTTAAAATCACTGtcaaataa
- the LOC118404719 gene encoding arylsulfatase H-like — protein sequence MAGVLWLVFLSVVLPISRADDRPNFVFLVADDVGIGDVGCFGNDTIRTPNIDSIAANGAKLTQHLAAAAVCTPSRSAFLTGRLPVRFGMAGTDLPRALIFLAAPAGLPRSEVTFPQMAKDHGYQTALIGKWHLGLNCKWAGDHCHHPSKFGFDYFYGLPGSNSPECDPDNLSDMFTGPTAKIFTKRMYSRLRLWEIAGSLFLGFLALKHFQYIKWKTFIVWSFIGWSAIILLYAFLANGRQFNCVMMRDDDVIEQPLDVSTLTPRMTLEAVKFLEERKAKKEQFLLEVSYWNAHTALLPYKEFRGKSRHGLYGDTVEEMDWSIGVVMATLERLGLTNNTFVYFTSDNGAHMEIGDAGGSNGIYKGGKGQGGSEGGIRMPTLVQWPRKIRPGTVVTEATSQMDIFPTVADILKAPLPQDRVMDGRNILPLLGGAKQPSPHDFLFHYCGNVLHAVRYRPRKGSVTWKAHFASYPWLPGTSHCGVQQMVCYCDVQWGVTFNDPPLLYDVTNDPTEDRPISADSNPKYREVLDVITKAVEEHKQSLTKVDDQLAAGPLFLPRPWLQPCCNFPFCNCQEEVDLSSLKITV from the exons ATGGCGGGTGTTCTATGGTTGGTGTTCCTGTCGGTCGTGTTGCCGATCTCCCGAGCGGACGATCGGCCCAACTTCGTGTTCCTCGTCGCCGACGACGTGGGAATCGGAGACGTCGGCTGCTTCGGAAACGACACGATTCG GACTCCTAATATCGACAGTATCGCTGCTAACGGTGCCAAGTTGACCCAGCACCTGGCCGCCGCTGCCGTCTGCACCCCCAGCAGGTCAGCCTTCCTGACTGGACGCCTTCCCGTCAGATTTG GAATGGCAGGAACGGATTTACCTAGGGCTTTGATATTTCTGGCTGCTCCCGCCGGGCTaccaaggtcagaggtcactttTCCTCAGATGGCAAAAGATCATGGGTACCAGACAGCGCTAATAG GAAAATGGCATCTTGGTCTGAACTGCAAATGGGCAGGGGACCACTGCCACCACCCCAGCAAGTTCGGGTTCGACTACTTCTACGGACTTCCTGGTTCGAACTCCCCCGAGTGCGACCCGGACAACCTGAGTGACATGTTTACGGGGCCAACGGCAAAAATCTTCACCAAAAGGATGTATTCCCGTCTCCGTCTTTGGGAGATAGCGGGCAGCCTTTTCCTTGGATTTTTGGCCCTGAAGCATTTTCAGTATATCAAGTGGAAAACCTTTATTGTGTGGTCTTTCATCGGTTGGTCAGCGATAATACTTCTATATGCCTTTTTGGCCAATGGCAGACAGTTTAACTGCGTCATGATGAgagacgatgacgtcatagagCAGCCGCTCGACGTTTCTACCCTCACTCCCAGAATGACTCTCGAAGCCGTCAAGTTCCTTGAAGAAAGGAAAGCAAAGAAGGAACAGTTCTTGCTGGAAGTCTCCTACTGGAACGCGCACACCGCCCTTTTACCTTATAAGGAATTCCGCGGGAAAAGCCGACACGGTCTCTATGGCGACACCGTAGAGGAGATGGATTGGAGCATCggggttgtcatggcaacgttAGAGAGGCTGGGTTTGACAAACAACACCTTTGTGTACTTCACGTCTGACAACGGCGCTCATATGGAGATAGGAGATGCTGGAGGGTCGAACGGTATTTATAAAG GTGGTAAAGGGCAAGGAGGGTCTGAAGGGGGAATCCGTATGCCTACACTTGTGCAGTGGCCAAG AAAAATCAGGCCCGGTACTGTAGTAACAGAGGCCACCAGCCAGATGGACATTTTCCCCACGGTAGCAGACATCCTCAAGGCCCCACTTCCCCAGGACAGGGTGATGGACGGGCGGAACATCCTGCCGTTGCTAGGCGGGGCCAAGCAACCGTCTCCACACGACTTCCTGTTCCACTACTGCGGGAATGTCCTGCACGCCGTAAGATACAGGCCTAGGAAAG GAAGTGTGACATGGAAAGCTCACTTCGCTTCCTATCCCTGGCTTCCTGGCACATCACACTGCGGTGTCCAACAAATGGTTTGCTACTGTGACGTCCAATGGGGTGTTACCTTCAACGATCCGCCATTACTGTATGACGTCACTAACGACCCAACAGAAGACCGACCAATCAGCGCCGACTCTAACCCGAAGTACCGAGAAGTGCTTGACGTCATCACGAAAGCTGTTGAAGAACACAAGCAAAGCCTGACTAAAGTAGACGACCAGCTCGCAGCAGGACCGCTGTTCCTCCCTCGACCGTGGTTGCAACCATGTTGTAACTTCCCTTTTTGCAACTGCCAGGAAGAGGTGGATTTATCCTCTCTTAAGATCACTGTCTAA
- the LOC118404720 gene encoding arylsulfatase H-like isoform X1, with amino-acid sequence MAGVLWLVFLSVVLPISRADDRPNFVFLVADDVGIGDIGCFGNDTIRTPNIDRIAANGAKLTQHLAAAAVCTPSRSAFLTGRLPVRFGMAGTDQPLAYVFLAAPSGLPRSEVTFPQMAKDHGYQTALIGKWHLGLNCKWVGDHCHHPNKFGFDYFYGIPGSNAPECDPDSVTAGATGKYAADRTYTRFRVWEVAVSVFLGLLALKYFQYIQWKTVIVLSVIGWSAVISNYAFWANGTQFNCVMMRDDDVIEQPYDVSTLTPRMTLEAVKFLEERKAKKEQFLLEVSYWNAHTALLPYKEFRGKSRHGLYGDTMEEMDWSIGVVMATLERLGLTNNTFVYFTSDNGAHMEIGDAGGSNGIYKGSKGQGGSEGGIRMPTVVQWPRKIKPGTIVTEATSQMDIFPTVADILKAPLPQDRVMDGRNILPLLGGAKQPSPHDFLFHYCGNILHAVRYRPRKGKVTWKAQFATYPWLPGTTHCSVDQLACFCGTQWGVTFNDPPLLYDITNDPTEDRPISADSNPKYQEVLNVITKAVKEHKQSLTKVDNQFTMPRFFPRPWLQPCCNFPYCNCREGVDLSPLKITVK; translated from the exons ATGGCGGGTGTTCTATGGCTGGTGTTCCTGTCGGTCGTGTTGCCGATCTCCCGAGCGGACGATCGGCCCAACTTCGTGTTCCTCGTCGCCGACGACGTGGGAATCGGAGACATCGGCTGCTTCGGAAACGACACGATTCG GACCCCGAATATCGACAGAATCGCTGCTAACGGTGCTAAGTTGACCCAGCACCTGGCCGCCGCTGCCGTCTGTACCCCCAGCAGGTCAGCCTTCCTGACTGGACGCCTTCCCGTCAGATTTG GAATGGCGGGAACGGATCAACCTTTGGCTTACGTATTCCTGGCTGCGCCATCCGGGCTaccaaggtcagaggtcactttCCCTCAGATGGCAAAGGATCATGGGTACCAAACAGCACTGATAG GAAAATGGCATCTTGGTCTAAACTGCAAATGGGTAGGGGACCACTGCCACCACCCCAACAAGTTCGGGTTCGACTACTTCTACGGAATCCCTGGTTCAAACGCTCCCGAGTGCGACCCGGACAGTGTGACTGCTGGAGCCACGGGAAAATATGCTGCGGATAGGACCTATACTCGGTTCCGTGTATGGGAGGTAGCGGTCAGTGTTTTCCTTGGCCTTTTGGCGCTCAAATATTTCCAGTACATCCAGTGGAAAACCGTTATTGTGCTCTCTGTGATTGGTTGGTCAGCTGTGATATCTAATTATGCCTTTTGGGCGAACGGTACACAGTTTAACTGCGTCATGATGagagatgatgacgtcatagagCAGCCATACGACGTATCTACCCTCACTCCCAGAATGACTCTCGAAGCCGTCAAGTTCCTTGAAGAAAGGAAAGCAAAGAAGGAACAGTTCTTGCTGGAAGTCTCCTACTGGAACGCGCACACCGCCCTTTTACCTTATAAGGAATTCCGCGGGAAAAGCCGACACGGTCTCTATGGCGACACCATGGAGGAGATGGATTGGAGCATCggggttgtcatggcaacttTAGAGAGGCTGGGTTTGACCAACAACACCTTTGTGTACTTCACGTCTGACAACGGCGCTCATATGGAGATAGGAGATGCTGGAGGGTCGAACGGTATTTATAAAG GTAGTAAGGGACAAGGAGGGTCCGAAGGAGGAATCCGCATGCCCACAGTCGTGCAATGGCCAAG AAAAATCAAGCCCGGTACTATAGTAACAGAGGCCACCAGCCAGATGGACATTTTCCCCACGGTAGCAGACATCCTCAAGGCCCCACTTCCCCAGGACAGGGTGATGGACGGGCGGAACATCCTGCCGTTGCTAGGCGGGGCCAAGCAACCGTCTCCACACGACTTCCTGTTCCACTACTGCGGGAATATTCTGCATGCTGTAAGGTACAGACCAAGGAAAG GAAAAGTGACATGGAAAGCTCAATTCGCTACCTACCCCTGGCTGCCTGGTACAACACACTGCAGTGTCGACCAACTCGCTTGCTTCTGTGGCACCCAATGGGGTGTCACGTTCAACGATCCGCCATTGCTGTATGACATCACTAACGACCCTACAGAAGACCGACCAATCAGCGCCGACTCTAACCCGAAGTACCAAGAAGTTCTTAACGTCATCACAAAAGCTGTTAAAGAACACAAGCAAAGCTTGACTAAAGTAGATAATCAGTTCACGATGCCACGTTTCTTCCCTCGTCCTTGGCTGCAGCCATGTTGTAACTTTCCCTACTGCAACTGTCGGGAAGGCGTTGATTTGTCCCCCCTTAAAATCACTGtcaaataa
- the LOC118404828 gene encoding ectonucleoside triphosphate diphosphohydrolase 1-like — MLPGIRLCLVLSAFLGGIAFVSSARVGRDSHNYRYGVIFDAGSTSTKLHVYRWDQNRLPTKMADLTELKVTGTRKVKPGISSYVTNPQFVKPQLILLLYSAKTVVPEKLHSSTPVYVKATAGMRLLKPADTDAIFDQINDLFLNTTFNPFKFERGWAKVISGEEEGVFGWITVNFLKGVFESKSDTKTFGALDMGGASTQITFLPTGQFYANLFPLYIAGRRYDLYTNSFLKFGLDQYRLQMYQHLYRQTADKNATIDSPCDLQGYNTSVDIGGNKMAKIKGTGNPTRQCRGLVRQLLGLNDTCYTEPCSIVGEYQPPVGDTVFYATAAYYYVSQVGGGVGAVPKNGGFTSVNNIQAKTDDYCALSYAQSINQTGEYGYTRCVAGHYLAALLGDGYKTDVSAADKVYITEEINGVEIGWALGSMLYEMYLLNINFAVGSASHVTSTSLAFILAIMSRMLSF; from the exons ATGCTGCCGGGGATTCGTCTCTGCCTCGTCCTTTCGGCTTTTCTCGGCGGCATTGCCTTCGTGTCTTCGGCAAGAGTCGGGCGCGACTCCCACAACTACCGATACGGGGTCATCTTCGATGCTGGCAGCACCTCCACCAAACTGCACGTCTACAGATGGGACCAGAACAGGCTCccaacaaagatggcggatctGACGGAACTGAAGGTCACAGGAACCAGAAAG GTGAAGCCAGGTATCAGTTCGTATGTCACCAACCCACAGTTTGTGAAGCCTCAGCTCATCTTACTGTTGTACAGCGCCAAAACGGTGGTGCCAGAAAAACTTCACAGCAGCACACCGGTGTACGTAAAGGCAACGGCAG gAATGCGACTGCTCAAGCCGGCTGACACCGACGCCATCTTCGACCAAATCAACGACCTCTTCCTGAACACGACCTTCAACCCGTTCAAGTTCGAGCGTGGATGGGCCAAGGTCATCTCCGGAGAGGAGGAAGGTGTTTTTGGCTGGATCACTGTCAACTTCCTCAAGGGCGTCTTCGAATCGAAAAG CGACACGAAGACGTTCGGTGCCCTGGACATGGGTGGGGCGTCCACCCAGATCACCTTCCTCCCAACCGGACAGTTCTACGCTAACCTGTTCCCGCTGTACATCGCGGGAAGACGGTATGACCTCTACACCAACAGCTTCCTCAAGTTCGGACTGGACCAGTACAGGCTGCAGATGTACCAACATCTCTACCGGCAGACCGCTGACAAAAACG CCACCATTGACAGTCCTTGTGACCTGCAGGGGTACAACACCTCTGTTGACATCGGAGGCAATAAGATGGCAAAGATAAAGG GTACCGGTAACCCTACACGGCAGTGCCGAGGGTTGGTGAGACAGTTGCTGGGGCTGAACGACACGTGTTACACGGAGCCGTGCAGCATCGTGGGGGAGTACCAGCCGCCTGTGGGGGACACCGTGTTCTACGCTACGGCAGCCTACTACTACGTCTCGCAAGTAGGCGGTGGCGTGGGTGCGGTTCCCAAAAACG GTGGGTTCACGAGCGTTAACAACATCCAAGCCAAGACCGACGACTACTGCGCACTGTCCTACGCGCAGTCCATCAACCAAACAGGGGAGTACGGTTACACCAGGTGCGTCGCCGGGCACTACCTCGCAGCGTTGCTAGGCGACGGATACAAGACTGACGTAAGCGCAGCCGATAAAGTCTACATCACTGAGGAAATTAACGGTGTAGAGATTG GCTGGGCTCTAGGATCTATGCTGTATGAGATGTACCTACTGAACATCAACTTCGCTGTCGGATCTGCTAGTCACGTGACTTCTACGTCACTTGCCTTCATTTTGGCCATCATGTCCCGGATGCTGAGCTTTTAA